TTATAACTATCTTCACCCATATCTTCCGACAAAGACACGCCAGTTATTGCCGCCACCGTAGCCATAAAATCGGACATACAAATCACCTCATCGCAAACCCTATCCCCCTCAATCTGACCGGGCCATCTCGCAACAAAAGGAACCCGGTGCCCACCTTCCCACACATCGCGTTTCAACCCCCGCAAGCCATCCATACTGTAATGCCCGTATTCCTGGATCCGTCTATACGCAAAATTTTCGGGCCCATTATCGCTGGTAAAAATAATCAGCGTATTCTCGGCAATCCCTTTTCGATCAAGAGCCGCCATCACCTCGCCCACAGTCCAATCCACTTCACACACAAAATCTCCGTACTCACCCGCCTCGCTCATACCCTTAAACTCATCTATTGGAACAATCGGCGTGTGCGGCGCAGTCAGCGGAAAATACAAAAAAAACGGTTGCTCATCCGCCGTCTCAATATATTGAACTGCGCGATGGGTCAACTCGGGCATCACCGCCTCGAGAGACCATCCCGGCGCCATTGGCCCGGGCGATCCAAACATCTCCTCGGGCTTCTCCTCAACTGGCGCATCCACCAAACGATCGTTTTCAAACCAGGTATAAGGCGGAAAATTGGGCACATCATCGCCAAAATAATAATCAAATCCACATTCTACAGGACCGCCAGTAACCGGCTTACTAAAATCGATATTCTTGCCCAATTCATACCGATGATCTCTACCCAACACCCCATATTCCGCGCCTTCATAGGCCGCACGCCCATCCTTTGTCTCCCAGTGCCATCCCAGATGCCACTTCCCAATACAGGCCGTGCGATACCCCTGATCTCGCAGCAATGTCGCCACCGTCTTTCGCCCCGGATCAATCAAAGGCGGATCCCAGGGCCACAACACACCGCCTTGCAACCGGGTGCGCCAAGAATACCGCCCCGTAAGAATCGCATAGCGCGACGGTGTACAAACGCTGGACGGCGCGTGGGCATCGGTAAAACGAACCCCCTGCGACGCCAACCTGTCCAGATTGGGCGTTGGAATTTTAGACTCTGGATTCTGGCATGCCAGATCTCCATAGCCCATATCATCAGCCAGAATAAAAACAATATTCGGATTGGACCGCGTCATCTGTTCACCTCAAATCTTCAAATTCGCCTGAATACTCGTCACTGCCCGCTCGACATCTTCTCGATGCCCAAACGAACTCAAGCGAAAATAACCTTCGCCAGCAGGACCAAAACCCGAACCCGGCGTACCGACGACATAGGCTTCTGACAACAACTTATCAAAAAAATCCCACGACGACATGTTATTCGGTGTCTTGAGCCACAAATAAGGCGCGTGTACACCACCGAAAACCGTCAGCCCAATACACCTCAGCCCCGCTCGAATAATGCGCGCATTTTCCATATAATACGCAATCATCTCCTGGCACTCTCGCTCGCCTTCTTCTGTAAACACCGACAAAGCGCCCAATTGCACAATATTCGAAGCACCATTAAAAAACGTATTTTGACGCCTGCCCCACAGCGTATTCAACTTGCCCGCCTCTGCGTCTTCTACCACCAGATCCATCGGCACAATCGTCCACCCCAGACGCACACCCGTAAACCCGGTATCTTTAGAAAAACTATTGATCTCAATCGCGCAGGACTTTGCCCCCTCAATCTCGTAAATCGTTCGCGGCAAATCTGCATCTGAGATGTACCCGGCATAAGCCGCATCGTAAATAATCACCGCCCTGTGTTCTCTCGCATAATCCACAAACGCCTGAAGCTGTGCTCGCGTTGCCACAGCACCCGTAGGATTATTCGGGCTGCAAATATAGATCAAATCCACCTTTTCATCCGGCACCTCGGGCATAAAACCATTCTCCTCAGTACACGGCATATAAACCAGCCCTTCGTACTGATCATCCACCGCCTCGCCCGTCCGTCCGGCAATCACATTGCTATCGACATATACCGGATATGCCGGATCCTGCACAGCAATTACATTATCCATACCAAAAATCGACTGGATATTCGCCGAATCCGACTTGGCGCCATCGCTCACAAAAACCTCAGATGCATCGAGATCCACCCCGTACTTTGCATAGCGCTTCGCCAGAGCCTCCCGCATCTCAGGCTCACCCTCTCCGCCATCGGCATAGCCGCGATACGTCTCCACACGCGCCATCTGATCCACCGCATCGTGCAAACCGGCAATCACGCTCCTCGTCAGCGGCTCGGTCGTATTGCCAATACCCAACCGCATCACGGACACCTCTGGATGTGCATCGAGAAAAGTCTGCGTCCGCCGTGCAATCTCGGGAAACAAATAACCCGCAGCCAGCTTGTCATAATTTGCATTAATACTCGCCATGTAATGTAAATCCTTTCACGTCATAGTCACCTGCCAACAAAATATCGCGCAAAAAAATATAGACGCAACGCCCAAAAGTCAAAGACCAAAAACGAATGGACGAACCATTGCATTTGTTTTTGATCTTTGACTTTAGTAATTTCTAACGCATAATAGAGGCTGGAGGATAGGGGTTGGTTGGGCGGGATTTTCACACTTCAAACTTCACACTTCAAACTGGAGTACGCATGGGATACACCGCTCAAGTGCGCGAATTTACAATGGCCTGTAACGACGACCTGCCAGCGCATCCGCAAAACATGACAGCAGAAGGCATCGCATTTATACGACAAATGGTCAACGATGAAATGGACGAATTAATGGCCGCGCAAACCGTCACAGAACAGGCTGACGCGCTCGTCGATGCAATTTACTACATCTGCGACTTCGCCATCCGCAACGGCATCAATCTCGACCCGCTCTTCGACATCGTCCACAATGCAAACATGCAAAAAGTTGTAAACGGAAAAGTCATTCGCCGAGAAGACGGCAAGATACTCAAACCCGAAGGATGGGAAGACCCCGCCCCCAAACTCATCCAGGAAATGACCCGCCAGGCGCGTGAAGGCGGATTTGACAAAAAATAGCCCATCCAACTTTGTGGACGGGCTGTTTTGTTAGTACGCTGAGTACCTGGCTTAGTTCAAACACGCTACTTTACAGCCGAGGGAAAAAACTAAGGGCTACGGCGTTGGGAAGCAACGGCTCTGTAAGCCTGACGAGGGTGATTGGGCGTGTCGGGAAAGCGTGACTCAAGTTCTCCGCTATGCATCATCGGAGTAATATAACCCGCCGTTAGTTTGCCTTGACCGATGCTGAGAAAACCGGCAATTTCAGCGGAAGTTACCCATTTTCCTTGATTGCATATTAAATGGATGATGGGGCGTACACGCACACGACGCGGCCGCTTTCCAAGTTTTGCAATACGCGCTCTGATATAATCTGGAAGCTCCCCCCCATCCGCATCGAACTCCCTCCCATCCACGCTGAGCTCCCCCTCATCCGCACTGTGCTTACCTGTATCTGCATTGAACTCCCTCCCATCCACCTTGAACTCTTCATCTTTTGCTCTGGACTCCCCAGTTTCCAGTTTGTACTCTCCAACTTGCGATTTCAGAACAGAAGTCAGTGTGTAGTAGCTGTTGGGGCCATGAGAATGAAGCGCCAGTAAATCTCGATCGCGGAGGCCGCGCAACAGGTAACTGGCACTTAAAGTATCGAGACCAGACAAAGTACGCAGCCTGGCATTGTCTATCTGACCATGACGATACGTGTAAAGCAATGTCCGAAACTCATGACGGGAAAGCTCAAGATCACCGAGCGCCGAGATAAATTTTCGATCACTGGCGTTCAGAGTA
This genomic window from Gemmatimonadota bacterium contains:
- a CDS encoding arylsulfatase, with product MTRSNPNIVFILADDMGYGDLACQNPESKIPTPNLDRLASQGVRFTDAHAPSSVCTPSRYAILTGRYSWRTRLQGGVLWPWDPPLIDPGRKTVATLLRDQGYRTACIGKWHLGWHWETKDGRAAYEGAEYGVLGRDHRYELGKNIDFSKPVTGGPVECGFDYYFGDDVPNFPPYTWFENDRLVDAPVEEKPEEMFGSPGPMAPGWSLEAVMPELTHRAVQYIETADEQPFFLYFPLTAPHTPIVPIDEFKGMSEAGEYGDFVCEVDWTVGEVMAALDRKGIAENTLIIFTSDNGPENFAYRRIQEYGHYSMDGLRGLKRDVWEGGHRVPFVARWPGQIEGDRVCDEVICMSDFMATVAAITGVSLSEDMGEDSYNILPALLGETFDTPIREATVHHSIRGKFAIRKGRWVLIDAPNGDDNKEPDWFVEERGYVPHHHPGELFDLERDRIERFNRYAEYPEIVEELKTLLEKYKREGRSVSR
- a CDS encoding LL-diaminopimelate aminotransferase; this encodes MASINANYDKLAAGYLFPEIARRTQTFLDAHPEVSVMRLGIGNTTEPLTRSVIAGLHDAVDQMARVETYRGYADGGEGEPEMREALAKRYAKYGVDLDASEVFVSDGAKSDSANIQSIFGMDNVIAVQDPAYPVYVDSNVIAGRTGEAVDDQYEGLVYMPCTEENGFMPEVPDEKVDLIYICSPNNPTGAVATRAQLQAFVDYAREHRAVIIYDAAYAGYISDADLPRTIYEIEGAKSCAIEINSFSKDTGFTGVRLGWTIVPMDLVVEDAEAGKLNTLWGRRQNTFFNGASNIVQLGALSVFTEEGERECQEMIAYYMENARIIRAGLRCIGLTVFGGVHAPYLWLKTPNNMSSWDFFDKLLSEAYVVGTPGSGFGPAGEGYFRLSSFGHREDVERAVTSIQANLKI
- a CDS encoding HAD family hydrolase, giving the protein MGYTAQVREFTMACNDDLPAHPQNMTAEGIAFIRQMVNDEMDELMAAQTVTEQADALVDAIYYICDFAIRNGINLDPLFDIVHNANMQKVVNGKVIRREDGKILKPEGWEDPAPKLIQEMTRQAREGGFDKK